From a single Sphingobium lignivorans genomic region:
- a CDS encoding cytochrome c oxidase subunit 3 — MAGAKNHDYHILPPSFWPFMGSMSALVMAMGAVAWMHPDALGGWGGTGFLLGLLGVLATMFFWWADVIKEAHAGDHTPVVQLHLRYGMILFIASEVMFFLGWFWAFFDFSLFPTELPPINGLFPSEGIEVLSAFELPLLNTLILLCSGTTITWAHHAIIHGDRDSFKKGLWLTILLGVLFTCIQAYEYMHAPFAFGETPYGSAFYMATGFHGFHVLVGTIFLIVCLVRAYKGHFTPRQHFGFEAAAWYWHFVDVVWLFLFIAVYVWGGWGAPVYAG, encoded by the coding sequence ATGGCCGGCGCCAAGAATCACGATTATCATATTCTGCCACCCAGTTTCTGGCCGTTCATGGGCTCCATGTCGGCGCTCGTGATGGCGATGGGCGCTGTCGCCTGGATGCACCCGGACGCTCTGGGCGGCTGGGGCGGCACCGGCTTCCTGCTCGGTCTCCTCGGCGTGCTCGCCACGATGTTCTTCTGGTGGGCGGATGTCATTAAGGAAGCACATGCCGGCGACCATACGCCGGTGGTCCAGCTTCACCTGCGCTACGGCATGATCCTGTTCATCGCCTCGGAAGTGATGTTCTTCCTCGGCTGGTTCTGGGCATTCTTCGATTTCTCGCTGTTCCCGACCGAGCTGCCGCCGATCAACGGGCTGTTCCCGTCCGAGGGCATCGAGGTGCTGAGCGCGTTCGAACTGCCGCTGCTCAACACGCTGATCCTGCTCTGCTCGGGCACCACGATCACCTGGGCGCACCATGCGATCATCCATGGCGATCGCGACAGCTTCAAGAAGGGCCTGTGGCTCACGATCCTGCTGGGTGTGCTCTTCACCTGCATCCAGGCTTATGAATATATGCATGCGCCTTTCGCGTTCGGTGAGACGCCTTATGGTTCGGCCTTCTACATGGCGACCGGTTTCCATGGCTTCCACGTGCTCGTCGGCACGATCTTCCTGATCGTCTGCCTCGTGCGCGCCTACAAGGGCCACTTCACGCCCCGCCAGCATTTCGGCTTCGAAGCCGCTGCCTGGTACTGGCATTTCGTCGACGTCGTCTGGCTGTTCCTCTTCATCGCCGTCTATGTCTGGGGCGGCTGGGGCGCGCCGGTCTACGCCGGCTGA